The DNA region CGGAGGGGCAGGACGCCCTCCAGAGACTCGATCCCGCGGGGCTCCCGGCGCCTTCGGATCTCGGGGAGACGTGGGTGCGCCTGATGGGCGGACCCGAGCTGTCCGACCGGAAGTGGGTCTATCGACAGTACGACCACATGATCCGGACGAACACCCTGGTCCTCCCGGGTTCGGACGCGGCCGTAGTGCGGGTCAAGGGGACGCGGAAGGGGATCGCGCTGTCGGTAGACTGCAACAGCCGATACTGCCACCTGGATCCGTTCGTCGGCGGGATGATCGCGGTGTGCGAGGCGGCCCGCAACGTCGCCTGCTCCGGCGCGGAGCCGATCGGGCTCTCGGACTGCCTGAACTTCGGCAACCCCGAAAAGCCGGAGGTCATGTGGCAGTTCCGCTCCGCGATCGAGGGGATGGCGAAGGCGTGCGAGGTCCTCGACGTTCCGGTGGTCTCGGGAAACGTTTCCTTCTACAACGAGACGATGGGGAAGGGGATCCACCCCGCTCCCGCGGTGGCGATGGTCGGGCTGCTCGAGGACGCATCGAAACGGAGGGTCCAATGGTTTTCCTCCGTTGGGGATCTCATCCTCCTTGCGGGGGCGGATCGGCTCGGCGTTCACCTGGGCGGTTCCCTCTACCTCAAGGAAGTTCACGGGCGGGTGGCGGGAACCCCGCCGCCGGTCGACCCCGCCCACGAAAAGCGGCTCCAGGAGTTCCTGCGGGAGGCTGCCTCGGCCGACCTCGTCGCCTCGGCGCACGACCTTGCGGAGGGGGGCTTCGCCTGCGCCCTCGCGGAGTCGTGCATTTCGGGGCCCGGGGGAGCGATGGGCGCGCGGGTCCGGAACCCGTTCCCGGAGGCGACCCGCCCCGATTTCGCCATGTTCTCCGAGTGCCAGGGAGCCGTCCTGCTTTCGTGCGCCCCGCCGAAACGGGATCCCCTCCTCGATCTTGCCCGCCGCTTCCGTATTACAATGAGGGAACTGGGCGTCGTCGGCGGGGAGCACGTCGACATCGAAGGTTTGGCGAGGGTCGCCGCCGCGGAACTTCGAACGGCCTGGAGCGAGGGGTTCGCGGCGGCACTGGGCCTGGAAGGGTAGGGGATCGCGAATGTCCGACGGCTGGCACGACGAGTGCGGCGTCTTCGGGATTTACGGGCATCCCGAGGCGTCCAACATGGCGTACCTCGGTCTCTACGCGCTGCAGCATCGCGGCCAGGAGAGCGCGGGGATCGCCAGCACCGACGGCGAAAAGATCATCTTCCACAAGGAGATGGGGCTGGTCGCCGACATCTTCTCCGAGGAGATCCTTTCCCGGCTCCCCGGGCACTCGGCGATCGGGCACGTCCGGTACTCGACGACGGGCAGCTCGGAGCTGAAAAACGCCCAACCGCTGGTGGTCGACTTCGAGTCCGGCGCCATCGCCGTCGCCCACAACGGCAACCTCGTGAACGCCCAGGAACTCAAGCGGGAGCTCGAGGTCTCCGGCTCCATCTTCCAGTCCTCGATGGACACCGAGGTCATCGTCCACCTCATCGCCCGCTCCAGGAAGGAGCGGATCGAGGATCGCATCGTCGACGCTCTGAACCAGGTCCGCGGCGCGTATTCCCTCCTCTTCATGACGCGGGACAAGCTGATCGGGGTGCGCGACCCCCACGGGATCCGGCCGCTCGCCCTCGGGAAGATGAAGGGGGAGGGGGGAACGGTCATCACCTCCGAGTCGTGCGCGCTCGACCTGATCGAGGCGGATTACCTGCGGGAGGTGGAGCCGGGCGAGATGATCGTGGTCGACGACCGGGGGACGCACTCGCACCGGCCGTTTCTCCCGGCGGTCGAGCGGTTC from Deltaproteobacteria bacterium CG2_30_66_27 includes:
- a CDS encoding amidophosphoribosyltransferase; the encoded protein is MSDGWHDECGVFGIYGHPEASNMAYLGLYALQHRGQESAGIASTDGEKIIFHKEMGLVADIFSEEILSRLPGHSAIGHVRYSTTGSSELKNAQPLVVDFESGAIAVAHNGNLVNAQELKRELEVSGSIFQSSMDTEVIVHLIARSRKERIEDRIVDALNQVRGAYSLLFMTRDKLIGVRDPHGIRPLALGKMKGEGGTVITSESCALDLIEADYLREVEPGEMIVVDDRGTHSHRPFLPAVERFCIFEYIYFARPDSIMGGTCIYEVRKALGRQLAKECPADADVVIPVPDSGVPAALGFSEASGIPFEMGLIRNHYVGRTFIEPQQSIRHFGVKIKLNAVRGVVSGKRVVVVDDSIVRGTTGRKIIKMIRAAGAKEVHFRISSPPTCYPCFYGIDTPLRRDLIAATHTTEETNTYLTSDTLGYLSMEGLHACVPNGKTTYCDACFTGNYTVPLDTEEPGEQLLLFRGSVRV